In Laspinema palackyanum D2c, a single window of DNA contains:
- a CDS encoding Rqc2 family fibronectin-binding protein: MQPVDLTTLIASYCELRTTWLPARLEQVYQRDRHTIFLALRTLTGRGWLAVSWHPTAARLHLSDPPPRKPDTFTFSDQLRHQLGGLAFVAIAPVSPWERALDLQFAKRPGDPVLWHLYIEIMGKRSNAILANADNQIVTAAHQVSEKQSSIRPILTGAPYALPPSLTDPIPNLTEPQSRWQERIALIPDALGRQMLKSYQGLSSHLVKAEIASAKLDFEQSTHSLTPDDWNRLFASWQQWLNFIQTCQTGDLSAIYPHWTETGYQVINWNHNPEPPDFKSVQDLLNRYYTDELNRFDFKQLRHQLSQKLSNLLNKLRVKGQGFENRLQESSEADEYRAKADLLMANLHEWQPGMKAIALPDFETGKPVTIPLDLEKNAVQNAQSLYKRHQKLKRARGAVEPLLAAVRQEIDYLEQIEVAISQIDDYREPADLQALAEIREEFIQQGYLSDPDYKRQTQESTPEFYRFVSPSGFELLIGRNNRQNDVLSFRVATDYDLWFHTQEIAGSHGLLRVPPGAVADEPDLQFAADLTAYYSRARQSEQVPVVYTEPKNVYKPKGAKPGMVIYKHERILWGCPQHFTPPT; encoded by the coding sequence ATGCAACCTGTTGACTTGACTACCCTGATCGCCTCCTATTGCGAGTTGCGAACCACCTGGTTACCGGCGCGACTCGAACAGGTTTATCAGCGCGATCGCCATACCATTTTTTTAGCCCTGCGAACCCTCACCGGGCGCGGATGGTTGGCGGTTTCTTGGCATCCCACCGCTGCAAGGTTGCATCTGAGTGACCCTCCCCCGCGTAAACCGGATACCTTTACTTTTAGTGACCAATTGCGCCATCAACTGGGGGGTTTGGCATTTGTGGCGATCGCCCCCGTCTCCCCCTGGGAACGCGCCCTGGACCTCCAATTTGCCAAACGTCCGGGGGACCCGGTGCTCTGGCATTTATATATCGAAATCATGGGCAAACGCAGTAACGCTATTCTCGCCAATGCGGACAATCAAATCGTGACTGCCGCCCACCAAGTCAGCGAAAAGCAGTCGAGTATCCGCCCCATCCTCACCGGCGCACCCTACGCCCTGCCTCCTTCCCTAACGGACCCGATCCCCAATCTGACGGAACCGCAATCTCGCTGGCAAGAACGAATTGCCCTGATTCCCGATGCCTTGGGACGGCAAATGCTCAAAAGTTATCAGGGTCTGAGTTCCCATCTGGTCAAAGCGGAGATCGCCTCTGCCAAACTCGATTTTGAACAATCCACCCACAGTCTGACTCCAGACGATTGGAACCGCCTATTTGCTTCCTGGCAACAGTGGCTAAACTTTATTCAAACCTGCCAAACCGGCGATTTATCCGCAATCTATCCCCATTGGACAGAAACCGGATATCAAGTCATCAACTGGAACCACAATCCAGAACCCCCGGATTTCAAGTCAGTCCAAGACTTATTAAATCGGTACTATACCGATGAACTGAATCGGTTTGACTTTAAGCAACTGCGCCATCAACTGAGTCAAAAACTCTCCAATCTCCTGAATAAATTGCGAGTCAAGGGACAGGGATTTGAAAACCGCTTGCAAGAATCTTCCGAAGCGGATGAATATCGAGCAAAAGCGGATTTATTGATGGCGAACCTCCATGAGTGGCAACCGGGGATGAAGGCGATCGCGCTTCCCGACTTTGAAACCGGCAAACCCGTCACCATTCCCCTGGATTTAGAAAAAAATGCCGTCCAAAATGCCCAATCCCTCTACAAACGCCACCAAAAACTCAAACGGGCAAGGGGTGCAGTCGAACCCTTACTCGCGGCAGTTCGCCAAGAAATCGACTACTTAGAACAGATCGAAGTCGCCATTTCCCAAATCGACGACTACCGCGAACCCGCAGATTTACAAGCATTGGCAGAAATTCGCGAAGAGTTCATCCAGCAGGGATATCTCAGCGACCCCGACTACAAGCGGCAAACCCAAGAATCTACCCCAGAGTTTTATCGCTTTGTCTCTCCCAGTGGGTTTGAACTGCTAATCGGGCGGAACAATCGCCAGAATGATGTGTTGAGTTTTCGGGTAGCGACGGATTATGACTTGTGGTTCCACACCCAGGAGATTGCTGGAAGTCATGGGTTGTTGCGCGTACCCCCGGGGGCCGTTGCTGATGAACCGGATTTACAATTTGCAGCGGATTTAACCGCTTACTATAGCCGCGCCCGTCAGAGTGAGCAAGTCCCGGTGGTGTACACGGAACCGAAAAATGTTTATAAACCCAAGGGGGCAAAACCCGGAATGGTCATCTATAAGCATGAGCGCATTCTCTGGGGCTGTCCTCAGCATTTTACCCCTCCGACTTAA
- the remA gene encoding extracellular matrix/biofilm regulator RemA: MDIQLINIGFGNIICAHRVIAIVSPESAPIKRIVTEAREGNRLIDATYGRRTRAVIIMDSSHVILSSIQPETVANRFVSSKDS, from the coding sequence ATGGATATTCAACTGATTAATATCGGGTTTGGGAATATCATTTGTGCTCATCGAGTGATTGCCATTGTCAGTCCAGAATCTGCCCCTATCAAGCGCATTGTCACGGAGGCGCGGGAGGGAAATCGGCTGATTGATGCGACTTACGGCAGGCGGACAAGGGCGGTGATTATTATGGATTCGAGTCATGTGATTCTTTCCTCAATTCAGCCGGAGACGGTTGCGAATCGGTTCGTTTCCAGTAAAGATAGTTAA